TGGAATGCCACCGGACCTCGGACCACGGTGTTGGCGAAGACGCCCTGCTTGACCAGCAGGTACTTCTCGACGGCCAGGAAGCCGTCCAGCCCTGACTGCATTGCCACCAGCGCTGAGATCGGCAGTGACAGGCGGTAGATTCGTCGCTCGTCGCGGGCTTCCAGGGCCCGCCACAAGGCGACGATGCCCTCGATCAAGTCCGCCCCCGGCATGGTCCCGATGATTCCCCGGCGAAAGCTGTCCACGAGGGCGATTCCGCCGCTGCCCTCGAAGACCGCCGCGGTCTCGCCGGTCGCCTCGCGCAGGGCGGAAAGGCGCGGACCGATTGGCGTCGCCTCCGGCTTGAAAGCCACGCGATCGCCGAAAGCAGCTCGTATTCTCGCCAGCAGTTCCACCGGCATCGGCCGTCCGACGTACCCGCTGGCGTCCTGCACGATCACGGGAACCTCCACCGCTTCGATGATTCGCTCATAGTAGCGAAGCACCTCGGACTCGAGCGGCGCGATCGACACCGGCGGGATCGCCATCACGGCATCAGCGCCGACGGATTCGGCCTGTCGGGCGTAGCGCTCGGCCATGTACGTGCTCTCGGCTCCGACGCTGATGATAACCACTCCCTGCTCGCCACCGAGGCGACATGCGTGTTCGGCCAACAGCTCGCGCTCATCGGTGGACAGCCGCAACACCTCTGAGACCATCGCCATGACGATGCCGTCGGCCCCGCAGTCGTACAGCCAGTCAATCTCCCGCTCCAGGGTCACCAGGTCGATGCTCTCATCTTCGTGGAAAGGGGTCTGAAACACCGGCAGTACACCTCGAAGGGAGCGAGGTTTTCGCGGCGGGCCGGGGGGTGTGTCTTGCATCGCGGCGTCTCCTGACAAGATAGCGGACGACATTCTACTATGCTTCACCCGCCTTGCCACCCTTGCCAAACTCCGGTGCGTGGGTATCCTCTGGATGCTCTTGTTTCGGCCTTTGCGCAGACCACAGAGCCTTTGTGAGAAGCCGCAGGGCCGGGTGGTAGGGCAGGGTCAAATCCGCGGCGGCGGACGAGGCCTGCCATATATTCATGCTTGAATCGGCAGGTCTCCGCCGCCTTTGGCGGCTTCGACCACGCCTTACGCTCTGCTCACACATGCTCTCAGATAGAAAGGGACGCCAATGAACCGTGAATTCGCACTGCGTACCGTCTCCGAAAGAGTTGTGACCGTCGTCGCTGCCACAATAGCCTTCACCGCCTTGGCCGGTTGCAGCCAGATGGTCCGGCCGGCGGAAAGCGGTGGTCTTGGGGCGCCGACCAACCTGCGATGCGAGTACCTGGTCAACCCGCTGGGCATCGACATCACCACCCCGCGCCTGTCGTGGGAGGTGAACGATACTCGCCGTGGGGCGATCCAGACGGCGTATGAGATTCAGGTCAGTACGGCCCCGGATATGGGCGAAGTCACGACCGAAGTCGAGGCCGGCGCAGGTGTGCTCGGCAAGGATGCGGCTGTCAAGCGGTCCTTCGCCGGCCGGTCCCGAATCACGGACGTGGATCGGAGCAAGCTCGTCTGGAGCAGCGGCGTCGTTAAATCCAGTCAGTCGACGCACGTGGTTTACGCGGGCAAGCCGCCGGTCAGTGGGCAGCGGTACTATTGGCGTGTGCGAACGTGGGATGCCGACGGCGTAGCTTCGCAGTGGTCCCCCCCAGCCTGGTGGGAAATGGCCTTGCTGAAACCCGAGGACTGGTCGGCCAAGTGGATTATCAGCCAGAGGCCTGCCGATGTCGACGCCGCCTTGAAATGGGGCGACTGGATCTGGAATGCCAAGGCGGTGGAGGAAGACAGAACCATTTTTGTGCGCAAGTCGTTCATTCTGGACGAAGCCGACCCGGTCAAGAGCGCGCGGATCAAGATCGCGGCCGACGACAATTTCACCCTGTTCGTCAATGGCCAGCGGGTGGGCAACAGCTCCAGTTGGCAAGTGGCCCGTGTGTACGAACTTGAGAAGTACCTCAGGGCGGGCAAGAACGTGATGGCGATACAGGCCCACAATGGTCCGGGCCAATGCGGTCTTCTTTTTGCCGCTCAGGTCACGCTCAACAGCGGCAGGATGATGGAACTCCGCAGCGATGCGCAGTGCAAGACGGCCCAAACCGAACAACCCAACTGGACTTCGCCCGATTTCGACGATGCGGCGTGGGAGCGCACCATTGTCGTGGCCAAGTACGGCGATGAGCCGTGGAAGGAGATCGGCGAGGCTCCGCCGCCTCGCCACGCGGTGTGTATGCGGAAGGAATTCACGGTCAAGGGGCAGATCGCGCGGGCTCGGGCGTACGTGTCAGGGCTGGGTATCTACGAATTGCGACTCAATGGCCGGAAGGTCGGTTCGGACGTGTTCACCCCCGGCTGGACGCATTACTTCAAGCGGGTCCAGTACCAGACCTACGACGTAACCGGGATGCTCAAACCGGGCCCCAATGCCGTCGGGGCGATGCTGGGCAACGGCTGGTGGAGCGGCGGACTGGGATGGAAAGGGTCGGACCAGTACTCCCAGGGCGATCTGCGACTGATCTGCCAGATCGTCATCGAATATGCCGACGGCAGCCGCGAGACGGTCGTCACCGATCCCACGTGGCAATCATACATGTCGCCGATCAGCCGCAACACCTACTATCACGGCGAGACCTATGATGCCCGGTTGGAACAGCCCGGATGGGACACACCCGGTTTCGACGCCGGCAAGTGGTGGAAGACGGCCGTTCTCGAAGAGAAGTCGGCGATGCTGGTTGCCCAACGCGATGAGACGATTCAGATCACCGAAGAAATACCGCCGATGCAGATCAGCGAGCCACAGAAGGGCGTGTTCATCTTCGATTTCGGCCAAAACGCGGCCGGTGTGGCGAGGCTCAAGGTTGAAGGCGCCCAACCGGGAGCCGAGATCCGTCTGAGATTTGGCGAGGAACTCGATCCGAACGGGCGGCTTTACCGCGACAATTACCGTTCGGCGGAGGCCACCGATTACTACATCTGCAAGGGCGGCGGGGTGGAGGTCTGGGAGCCGATCTTCACTTACCGTGGTTTCCGCTACTGCGAGGTAACCGGCCTGCCCAAGCCACCCACAAAAGCCACGCTGACTCATCGCGTCCTGCACACGGCCGTGCCTCCGGCCGGCAGCTTCCGGTGCTCGAACTGGCTGATTAACCGCATCCTGAAAAACGTAGAATGGGGCTTGCGCTCCAATCTCCACAGCGTGCCCACGGACTGCCCGCAGCGCGATGAGCGGCTCGGCTGGATGGGTGACGCACAGGCCTTCGCCCATACCTCGTGCTTTCTGCGGCACATGGGTGCGTTTTACACGAAGTGGATGATCGACATCACCGACTCACAGGGAGCCGACGGAGCGACCACCGATGTCTCGCCCGCCAAAGTGGTGACCGACGCCGCCAAGCCAGGCTGGGGCGATGCCATTGTGATCATCCCCTACACCGTCTGGCGATTCTACGGCGACACACGAATCATCGAAGAAAACTACAAGGGCATGGCCGCGTGGGTCGAGTACATGAAGACCCACGGCAAGGATGGTCTGTACGAGAGAGCCGGATATGGGGACTGGGTTCCGGTCGAGAAGTCACCCACCGAGTGGATCGGCTCGGCCTACTACTTCTACTGCAGCAAGCTGATGTCAGAGATGGCCGCCGCGATCGGCAAGACCGACGATGCATGGAAATACCACGACCAAGCGGAGGCCATCGCCAAGGCTTTCAACGACAAACACCTGAACAAACAGACCAACAACTACCTGACGGGTACCCAGACGTGCAACATTCTGCCGCTGTATTTCGGCATAACGCCGCCGGATCGGACCCAGGCGGTGTTAAACAACATCATCAAGGACATCATGGCCCGCGGCGATCATCTGTCGACCGGGTTCCTGGGGACGACGTACCTGATGGCCCTGCTGCATGAAACGGGGCACAATGACCTGGCCTGGCGACTGGCCGTGCAGACCAGCTACCCGTCCTGGGGTCACATGATTCTCAAAGGGGCGACGACCATCTGGGAACGGTGGGATACGGACAAGCAGGGGCCGGACATGAACTCTCGCAACCACTTCGCCTTCGGTACTGTTGCGAGGTGGTTTTATGAGGCGGCGGCGGGAATCAATCTCGACCCGCAGGTTCCGGGGTTCAAGCGCTTCATCGTCCGGCCGGTCGTTGTGGGCGACCTGACGTGGGCCAAGGCCACGTACCCGTCGATGTACGGCCAGATCCGCAGCGAGTGGAAGCGGACCGACAAGGGGTTGACCTTAGAAGTGACCATTCCGGCCAACACCACGGCGAAGGTGTACGTTCCGCTGCTTCGCATGACGAGGTTTTCGGTCACGGAGAGCGGAGTCCCCGTTCTGACGCCGCAGTCCCACGTACCCGGTGTGCGGTTCGTCCAATTGCAGGACGATGTTGCCGTGCTCGATGTCGCCGCGGGGCGATACCGGTTTGTCGTTGAGGCGAGGTAAAGAGAACCACAAGGGGTGCCCTACCCCATTTCCAGGCGGGTGAGCGATGATCGTGGCGAGCAACGGGCACGCGACCAGATCAACATACCGCAGCGTCCGAGGCCGGAACGATTCGCCGGAAAAGCGGGGGCGGGAAAGGATTCCTGCGCCAGCAGACCGCTGACATGGACACGACTATCCTTCTCGTTTTTGGGTTTGTGTATGTTGGCATGATCCTCGGGCGGTTTCCCGGTCTGGCCATGGATCGGACGGGCATCGCCCTCATTGGCGCGATCATCCTGTTGGCCGGTGAGCGGATCGAATTGACGGACGCGTGGCGCGCCGTTGACGTGCCGACGATCGGCCTGTTGTTTGGGTTGATGGTGTTATCCGCCCAGTTTCGTCTCGGCGGAATGTACACGGCGATCACTCGGCGCATGGTTGCGGCCGGGATTTCACCGCCGGCGTTGTTGGCTGTCGTCATTGCCATTTCCGGTTTGCTGTCGGCCCTGCTGGCCAACGATATCGTTTGCCTGGCCGTCGCTCCGCTGCTGGTCGAGAGCTGTGCCCGACGGCGGCTCAACCCTCTGCCGTTTCTGCTGGGATTGGCGTGCGCCTCGAACATCGGGTCAGCGGCCACGCTGATCGGCAATCCGCAGAACATGCTCATCGGGCAGAAACTGCGGATGTCGTTCGGCGGCTATCTGCTTGACGGCCTCGTTCCAGCGGTGTTGGGTTTGGCCGCTGCATGGGCCATCCTGGTCCGGCAGACCCGCGGCCGATGGCAAGGCGAAGTGCGGTTGCAGCACGTGGAGGCGCCGCGATTCAACCCGTGGCAATCCGGCAAAGGTGTGGTCATCCTGATTGCTCTTGTCGTTGCTTTTCTGGCGGCGCCGATCCCCCGCGAACTGCTTGCGCTAGCCGCGGCGGGGATTATCCTGACCAGCCGCAAGATGCACAGCCGACGAATGCTCGGCCTGGTGGACTGGGAGTTGCTTGTCCTGTTTATTGCTCTGTTCATTGTCAACGAGGCGTTGGAGTCGACCGGGGCCCTGACCTTGGTCATTGAGCGACTCAACACCATGCACGTGGACCTTGGCAACATGGGCTGGTTGTTCGGGATCACGGCGGTTTTGTCGAACCTCGTCTCCAACGTACCGGCGACGATGCTCCTGCTCCCGGCCGCCTCGACCCACGGTGATCCTCATCTGGCCGGGTCAGTGCTCGCCCTGTCGAGCACGCTGGCCGGCAACCTGTTCATCGCCGGCAGCATCGCCAATATCATCGTGGTGAACCAGGCCGAGCGGCTGGGCGTTCACATCGGTTGGCGCGAGCACGCCCGCGCCGGCGTACCGGTCACGCTGGCCACGCTGCTGATCGCCGCAGGATGGCTGGCGCTGCGGTCGCTCATGTAGGATCATCACAGGGGACACGGTGGCGCCGGCCACGGCGAGCATCCGCCGGTGCCGGCTTTCGCCAATACGCCGGTGCCGGGTTACAATGCCACCGCATGCGGCACCGCCGAATTCTGACAGAGTTGCTCATCTACGCGGCCGTGCGGCTCGCGGCGATGGTATTCCAGATGTTTCCCGTGAACTGGAATCTGGCCACTGCCCGGCGCATGGTTCCCATCTGGTGCCGGATCATGCCGCGGCACCTGAATCGGGCCAGGGAGCACCTGCGGCTGGCCTACGGCTCGCAGTTGTCTGCCAAGGAGATCGACCGGATCGCGTTCCACTCGCTTGAGCAGATGTCCATGATGGCCATGGAGTGCCTGTTCACCCCGCGGCTGATCAACGAACTGACCTGGCACCGGTACATCCGCCTCAACGGCATCGATAAAGCCCTTGACCGGCTGCTCAGGGGGCAGGGGGCAATCTTGGTCACCGGCCACTATGGGAGCTGGGAACTGGTGGGTTTTGCCTTGGCCGCGTTAGGGTTTCCGCTGACGGCGGTCATGCGGCCGTTGGACAATCCCTGGCTGAATGAGTTCATCTTGGGCATCCGGGCCAAGCGCGGCTTGCACTTGCTGTACAAGAAAGGGGCATCGCGATCGGCCGGTGATGTGCTCGAATGCGGCGGCCTGCTGGGCTTCATCGCCGACCAGAACGCCGGCCGCAAGGGCGAGTTCGTCGACTTCTTCGGACGGAAAGCGTCAACTTACAAATCTATTGGCCTGCTGGCCATTGAGTACAAGGTTCCGATTCTGGTCGGCTACGCTCGGCGACTGAGCAACAGGTTTGAGTACGAGGTCGGCTGCAACCGGATCATCGAGCCTC
This DNA window, taken from Phycisphaerae bacterium, encodes the following:
- a CDS encoding dihydrodipicolinate synthase family protein; the protein is MQDTPPGPPRKPRSLRGVLPVFQTPFHEDESIDLVTLEREIDWLYDCGADGIVMAMVSEVLRLSTDERELLAEHACRLGGEQGVVIISVGAESTYMAERYARQAESVGADAVMAIPPVSIAPLESEVLRYYERIIEAVEVPVIVQDASGYVGRPMPVELLARIRAAFGDRVAFKPEATPIGPRLSALREATGETAAVFEGSGGIALVDSFRRGIIGTMPGADLIEGIVALWRALEARDERRIYRLSLPISALVAMQSGLDGFLAVEKYLLVKQGVFANTVVRGPVAFQLDEETREEVDRLFDQMMEAVRENEG
- a CDS encoding anion transporter, which codes for MDTTILLVFGFVYVGMILGRFPGLAMDRTGIALIGAIILLAGERIELTDAWRAVDVPTIGLLFGLMVLSAQFRLGGMYTAITRRMVAAGISPPALLAVVIAISGLLSALLANDIVCLAVAPLLVESCARRRLNPLPFLLGLACASNIGSAATLIGNPQNMLIGQKLRMSFGGYLLDGLVPAVLGLAAAWAILVRQTRGRWQGEVRLQHVEAPRFNPWQSGKGVVILIALVVAFLAAPIPRELLALAAAGIILTSRKMHSRRMLGLVDWELLVLFIALFIVNEALESTGALTLVIERLNTMHVDLGNMGWLFGITAVLSNLVSNVPATMLLLPAASTHGDPHLAGSVLALSSTLAGNLFIAGSIANIIVVNQAERLGVHIGWREHARAGVPVTLATLLIAAGWLALRSLM
- a CDS encoding family 78 glycoside hydrolase catalytic domain — its product is MNREFALRTVSERVVTVVAATIAFTALAGCSQMVRPAESGGLGAPTNLRCEYLVNPLGIDITTPRLSWEVNDTRRGAIQTAYEIQVSTAPDMGEVTTEVEAGAGVLGKDAAVKRSFAGRSRITDVDRSKLVWSSGVVKSSQSTHVVYAGKPPVSGQRYYWRVRTWDADGVASQWSPPAWWEMALLKPEDWSAKWIISQRPADVDAALKWGDWIWNAKAVEEDRTIFVRKSFILDEADPVKSARIKIAADDNFTLFVNGQRVGNSSSWQVARVYELEKYLRAGKNVMAIQAHNGPGQCGLLFAAQVTLNSGRMMELRSDAQCKTAQTEQPNWTSPDFDDAAWERTIVVAKYGDEPWKEIGEAPPPRHAVCMRKEFTVKGQIARARAYVSGLGIYELRLNGRKVGSDVFTPGWTHYFKRVQYQTYDVTGMLKPGPNAVGAMLGNGWWSGGLGWKGSDQYSQGDLRLICQIVIEYADGSRETVVTDPTWQSYMSPISRNTYYHGETYDARLEQPGWDTPGFDAGKWWKTAVLEEKSAMLVAQRDETIQITEEIPPMQISEPQKGVFIFDFGQNAAGVARLKVEGAQPGAEIRLRFGEELDPNGRLYRDNYRSAEATDYYICKGGGVEVWEPIFTYRGFRYCEVTGLPKPPTKATLTHRVLHTAVPPAGSFRCSNWLINRILKNVEWGLRSNLHSVPTDCPQRDERLGWMGDAQAFAHTSCFLRHMGAFYTKWMIDITDSQGADGATTDVSPAKVVTDAAKPGWGDAIVIIPYTVWRFYGDTRIIEENYKGMAAWVEYMKTHGKDGLYERAGYGDWVPVEKSPTEWIGSAYYFYCSKLMSEMAAAIGKTDDAWKYHDQAEAIAKAFNDKHLNKQTNNYLTGTQTCNILPLYFGITPPDRTQAVLNNIIKDIMARGDHLSTGFLGTTYLMALLHETGHNDLAWRLAVQTSYPSWGHMILKGATTIWERWDTDKQGPDMNSRNHFAFGTVARWFYEAAAGINLDPQVPGFKRFIVRPVVVGDLTWAKATYPSMYGQIRSEWKRTDKGLTLEVTIPANTTAKVYVPLLRMTRFSVTESGVPVLTPQSHVPGVRFVQLQDDVAVLDVAAGRYRFVVEAR
- a CDS encoding lysophospholipid acyltransferase family protein, whose amino-acid sequence is MRHRRILTELLIYAAVRLAAMVFQMFPVNWNLATARRMVPIWCRIMPRHLNRAREHLRLAYGSQLSAKEIDRIAFHSLEQMSMMAMECLFTPRLINELTWHRYIRLNGIDKALDRLLRGQGAILVTGHYGSWELVGFALAALGFPLTAVMRPLDNPWLNEFILGIRAKRGLHLLYKKGASRSAGDVLECGGLLGFIADQNAGRKGEFVDFFGRKASTYKSIGLLAIEYKVPILVGYARRLSNRFEYEVGCNRIIEPHEWADKADKLHWVTQEYTSAIERFVRQAPEQYLWIHRRWKTRPKDEQA